Proteins from a genomic interval of Micromonospora sp. NBC_00389:
- the paaD gene encoding 1,2-phenylacetyl-CoA epoxidase subunit PaaD, whose amino-acid sequence MDGARGSTDPRTAAASVVDPEIRVITIDELGILRAVEEDPVSGRVTVTITPTYTGCPAMDVIRADIRRALAVAGHPDVEVRTVYSPPWSTDWISDDGRAKLAAAGIAPPAPVPAAGVVPLTLAVRCPHCGSPETEQVSRFGSTACKALWRCRSCAEPFDHLKAL is encoded by the coding sequence GTGGACGGCGCCCGTGGGTCGACCGACCCGAGGACGGCTGCGGCGAGCGTGGTGGATCCGGAGATCCGGGTGATCACCATCGACGAGCTGGGCATCCTGCGCGCGGTCGAGGAAGATCCGGTCAGCGGCCGGGTCACCGTCACCATCACCCCGACGTACACCGGCTGCCCGGCGATGGACGTGATCCGGGCCGACATCCGCCGCGCGCTGGCCGTCGCCGGCCATCCGGACGTCGAGGTCCGCACGGTCTACAGCCCACCGTGGAGCACCGACTGGATCTCCGACGATGGGCGGGCCAAGCTCGCCGCCGCCGGGATCGCCCCGCCGGCCCCGGTGCCCGCCGCCGGTGTGGTGCCGCTGACCCTCGCGGTCCGCTGTCCGCACTGCGGCTCGCCGGAGACCGAGCAGGTCAGCCGGTTCGGCTCCACGGCGTGCAAGGCGCTGTGGCGCTGCCGCTCCTGCGCCGAACCCTTCGACCACCTGAAGGCGCTGTGA
- the paaE gene encoding 1,2-phenylacetyl-CoA epoxidase subunit PaaE produces the protein MTVTITRPVRRRPVFHPLQVGAVDRLTDDSVAVTFAVPEELREAFAFRAGQHLTVRRVTEDGTDVRRSYSICSTPDDLARRGRLRIGVREIPGGAFSAFACGALRGGDTVEVLPPLGTFTTAFAPDRVRHYGAVVAGSGITPVLGLVATALAVEPASTFTLVYGNRTANTVMFAEELADLKDRYPTRLHLVHVLSREQGESPLLSGRIDTERLSRLLSTIVPGDAIEEWFLCGPYDMVVDVRDVLTARGLPESAVHTELFHVDAPPEPLRRPVDPTVAGAEVTIVLDGRSSSFTMGREERVLDAALKVRGELPYACKGGVCSTCKAKVVDGAVTMARNYALEPDELAAGYVLTCQSSPTTDKLTVDYDA, from the coding sequence GTGACAGTCACCATCACCCGACCGGTCCGCCGCCGGCCGGTCTTCCACCCGCTGCAGGTCGGCGCCGTCGACCGGCTCACCGACGACTCCGTGGCGGTCACCTTCGCCGTACCCGAGGAATTGCGAGAGGCCTTCGCGTTCCGCGCGGGCCAGCACCTCACCGTGCGACGGGTGACCGAGGACGGCACGGACGTACGCCGGTCGTACTCCATCTGCTCGACCCCCGACGACCTGGCCCGGCGCGGCCGACTGCGGATCGGGGTACGGGAGATTCCCGGCGGCGCCTTCTCGGCCTTCGCCTGCGGCGCGCTGCGCGGCGGCGACACGGTCGAGGTGCTGCCGCCGCTGGGCACCTTCACGACGGCCTTCGCGCCGGACCGGGTGCGGCACTACGGCGCGGTCGTCGCCGGCTCCGGCATCACCCCGGTGCTCGGGCTGGTCGCGACCGCCCTGGCCGTCGAGCCGGCCAGCACCTTCACCCTGGTGTACGGCAACCGCACGGCGAACACGGTGATGTTCGCCGAGGAGTTGGCCGACCTGAAGGACCGCTATCCCACCCGGTTGCACCTGGTGCACGTGCTCTCCCGCGAGCAGGGCGAGTCACCGCTGCTCTCCGGGCGGATCGACACCGAGCGGCTGAGCCGGTTGCTGAGCACGATCGTCCCGGGGGACGCCATCGAGGAGTGGTTCCTCTGCGGCCCGTACGACATGGTGGTCGACGTCCGGGACGTGCTGACCGCGCGCGGGCTGCCCGAGTCGGCGGTACACACCGAACTGTTCCACGTCGACGCGCCGCCGGAGCCGCTGCGCCGTCCGGTGGACCCGACGGTTGCCGGGGCCGAGGTCACCATCGTGCTGGACGGCCGGTCGTCGAGCTTCACAATGGGCCGCGAGGAGCGGGTGCTGGACGCCGCACTGAAGGTGCGCGGTGAGCTGCCGTACGCCTGCAAGGGTGGCGTCTGCTCGACCTGCAAGGCGAAGGTCGTCGACGGTGCGGTCACGATGGCCCGCAACTACGCCCTGGAGCCCGACGAGCTGGCGGCGGGCTACGTCCTGACCTGCCAGTCCAGCCCGACCACCGACAAGCTCACGGTGGACTACGACGCGTGA